A region of Dioscorea cayenensis subsp. rotundata cultivar TDr96_F1 chromosome 5, TDr96_F1_v2_PseudoChromosome.rev07_lg8_w22 25.fasta, whole genome shotgun sequence DNA encodes the following proteins:
- the LOC120262329 gene encoding purple acid phosphatase 15 isoform X1, giving the protein MPNFYPIMVAFAILMLLLLVCLVDAIPMTLDGPFPPLTVSLDDSGFRGNAVDLPDTDPRVRRRVNGFEPEQISVSLSSLADSVWISWITGESQIGEDIKPLDPNSVASVVRYGSLRHTLSHEATGYSLVYNQLYPFQGLQNYTSGIIHHVRLTGLEPGEQYYYKCGDPSIPAMSAVHAFKTMPISSPQSYPNRIAIVGDLGLTYNTTSTIDHMSSNEPDLIVLVGDVTYANLYLTNGTGSDCYSCSFPQTLIHETYQPRWDYWGRFMEPVVSTIPLMVVEGNHEIEEQAEHKTFLSYSSRFAFPSVESGSFSTFYYSFNAGGIHFIMLGAYISYYKQGEQYKWLERDLASVDRTVTPWLIATWHPPWYSTYKAHYREAECMRVEMEELLYLYGVDVVFNGHVHAYERSNRVYNFSLDSCAPLHIMIGDGGNREKMAIKHADDPGECPDPLTTPDEYMGGFCAFNFTTGPAAGKFCWDRQPDFSAYRESSFGHGILEVKNETHALWTWHRNQDTYNSAGDQIYIVRQPDKCPVRTNPALKSKSPRHLLRDI; this is encoded by the exons ATGCCGAATTTTTATCCTATTATGGTCGCTTTTGCGATTTTGATGTTATTGCTGTTGGTTTGTCTTGTGGATGCTATTCCTATGACACTTGATGGGCCGTTTCCTCCATTGACGGTGTCTCTTGATGATAGTGGGTTCCGTGGGAATGCTGTTGACCTCCCTGATACTGATCCCAGGGTACGTCGGAGGGTGAATGGGTTTGAACCGGAGCAGATCTCTGTTTCTCTCTCGTCTCTTGCTGATTCTGtttggatctcttggattacag GGGAATCTCAAATTGGGGAGGATATCAAGCCATTGGATCCTAATAGCGTTGCTAGTGTTGTTCGATATGGAAGTCTGAGGCACACTTTGAGTCATGAAGCCACTGGATACTCACTTGTTTACAATCAGCTTTATCCATTTCAAGGCCTTCAGAACTATACTTCTGGGATAATCCATCATGTTCGCCTGACAG GGTTGGAGCCTGGGGAACAGTATTATTATAAATGTGGAGACCCTTCTATACCAGCCATGAGTGCTGTCCATGCTTTCAAAACCATGCCAATTTCTAGTCCTCAAAGTTACCCAAATCGAATAGCTATTGTTGGTGATTTGGGTCTAACATACAATACCACGTCAACAATTGATCATATGAGTAGTAACGAGCCTGACTTGATTGTATTAGTTGGTGATGTTACTTACGCAAATTTGTACTTGACAAATGGAACTGGGTCAGATTGCTATTCTTGTTCATTTCCACAAACTCTGATACATGAAACATACCAACCTCGATGGGATTACTGGGGAAG GTTTATGGAGCCTGTGGTGTCAACAATTCCACTAATGGTTGTGGAAGGAAACCATGAGATAGAAGAACAGGCAGAGCATAAAACTTTTCTTTCATACAGCTCTAGATTTGCTTTCCCATCAGTAGAAAGTGGATCTTTTTCcacattttattattcttttaatgcTGGGGGCATTCATTTCATCATGCTGGGTGCATATATTTCCTACTACAAGCAGG GGGAACAGTACAAGTGGCTGGAAAGAGACCTGGCAAGTGTAGATAGAACAGTGACGCCTTGGTTAATAGCTACTTGGCATCCCCCCTGGTATAGCACCTACAAAGCACATTACAGGGAAGCAGAATGCATGAGGGTTGAAATGGAAGAGCTGCTGTACTTATATGGTGTTGATGTAGTCTTCAATGGTCAT GTTCATGCATATGAAAGGTCGAACCGCGTCTACAACTTCTCCCTGGATTCATGCGCTCCTTTGCATATCATGATAGGTGATGGCGGCAACCGGGAGAAGATGGCAATAAAACATGCTGATGATCCTGGTGAATGTCCTGATCCATTGACCACTCCAGATGAGTACATGGGTGGTTTTTGTGCTTTCAATTTCACCACAGGTCCAGCTGCTGGTAAATTCTGCTGGGATCGCCAGCCTGATTTCAGTGCCTACAGAGAGAGTAGCTTCGGACACGGAATTCTTGAG GTGAAAAATGAGACCCATGCTCTATGGACATGGCACCGGAATCAGGACACATACAATAGTGCAGGAGACCAGATTTACATTGTTAGGCAGCCTGACAAATGCCCTGTTCGAACTAATCCCGCACTCAAATCTAAATCGCCGCGTCATTTACTTAGGGACATCTAA
- the LOC120262329 gene encoding purple acid phosphatase 15 isoform X2, with protein MTGESQIGEDIKPLDPNSVASVVRYGSLRHTLSHEATGYSLVYNQLYPFQGLQNYTSGIIHHVRLTGLEPGEQYYYKCGDPSIPAMSAVHAFKTMPISSPQSYPNRIAIVGDLGLTYNTTSTIDHMSSNEPDLIVLVGDVTYANLYLTNGTGSDCYSCSFPQTLIHETYQPRWDYWGRFMEPVVSTIPLMVVEGNHEIEEQAEHKTFLSYSSRFAFPSVESGSFSTFYYSFNAGGIHFIMLGAYISYYKQGEQYKWLERDLASVDRTVTPWLIATWHPPWYSTYKAHYREAECMRVEMEELLYLYGVDVVFNGHVHAYERSNRVYNFSLDSCAPLHIMIGDGGNREKMAIKHADDPGECPDPLTTPDEYMGGFCAFNFTTGPAAGKFCWDRQPDFSAYRESSFGHGILEVKNETHALWTWHRNQDTYNSAGDQIYIVRQPDKCPVRTNPALKSKSPRHLLRDI; from the exons ATGACAGGGGAATCTCAAATTGGGGAGGATATCAAGCCATTGGATCCTAATAGCGTTGCTAGTGTTGTTCGATATGGAAGTCTGAGGCACACTTTGAGTCATGAAGCCACTGGATACTCACTTGTTTACAATCAGCTTTATCCATTTCAAGGCCTTCAGAACTATACTTCTGGGATAATCCATCATGTTCGCCTGACAG GGTTGGAGCCTGGGGAACAGTATTATTATAAATGTGGAGACCCTTCTATACCAGCCATGAGTGCTGTCCATGCTTTCAAAACCATGCCAATTTCTAGTCCTCAAAGTTACCCAAATCGAATAGCTATTGTTGGTGATTTGGGTCTAACATACAATACCACGTCAACAATTGATCATATGAGTAGTAACGAGCCTGACTTGATTGTATTAGTTGGTGATGTTACTTACGCAAATTTGTACTTGACAAATGGAACTGGGTCAGATTGCTATTCTTGTTCATTTCCACAAACTCTGATACATGAAACATACCAACCTCGATGGGATTACTGGGGAAG GTTTATGGAGCCTGTGGTGTCAACAATTCCACTAATGGTTGTGGAAGGAAACCATGAGATAGAAGAACAGGCAGAGCATAAAACTTTTCTTTCATACAGCTCTAGATTTGCTTTCCCATCAGTAGAAAGTGGATCTTTTTCcacattttattattcttttaatgcTGGGGGCATTCATTTCATCATGCTGGGTGCATATATTTCCTACTACAAGCAGG GGGAACAGTACAAGTGGCTGGAAAGAGACCTGGCAAGTGTAGATAGAACAGTGACGCCTTGGTTAATAGCTACTTGGCATCCCCCCTGGTATAGCACCTACAAAGCACATTACAGGGAAGCAGAATGCATGAGGGTTGAAATGGAAGAGCTGCTGTACTTATATGGTGTTGATGTAGTCTTCAATGGTCAT GTTCATGCATATGAAAGGTCGAACCGCGTCTACAACTTCTCCCTGGATTCATGCGCTCCTTTGCATATCATGATAGGTGATGGCGGCAACCGGGAGAAGATGGCAATAAAACATGCTGATGATCCTGGTGAATGTCCTGATCCATTGACCACTCCAGATGAGTACATGGGTGGTTTTTGTGCTTTCAATTTCACCACAGGTCCAGCTGCTGGTAAATTCTGCTGGGATCGCCAGCCTGATTTCAGTGCCTACAGAGAGAGTAGCTTCGGACACGGAATTCTTGAG GTGAAAAATGAGACCCATGCTCTATGGACATGGCACCGGAATCAGGACACATACAATAGTGCAGGAGACCAGATTTACATTGTTAGGCAGCCTGACAAATGCCCTGTTCGAACTAATCCCGCACTCAAATCTAAATCGCCGCGTCATTTACTTAGGGACATCTAA